In one window of Arachis ipaensis cultivar K30076 chromosome B06, Araip1.1, whole genome shotgun sequence DNA:
- the LOC107605542 gene encoding uncharacterized protein LOC107605542 isoform X3 gives MAVSEEECSSAKPGPSSYPSTKPYYLSKCVLRGSAVLQVLYGHIRSPSSNDVVFGKETSIELVVIGVDGIVQSVCDQPVFGIIKDLAILPWNAKFQMRDPQMWGKDLLIALSDSGKLSFLTFCNEMHRFFPVTHVHLSSPGNTRDLPGRLLAVDSSGCFVAASAYEDRLALFSVSGIGNDIVDERIMYPTESEGTASISTSNHRSTLSGTIWSMCFISQDSKQANKEHNPILAVVLNRRGKPQNDLILLEWNIKACTISVISQFVEAEAGFLALNIVEVPNSHGLAFLFREGDALLMDLRDACNPCCVYRTNLNFLPNAMEEQTYIEDSCKLQDVDDERFNVAACALLELSDYDPMCIDNDSAGTNPSFKYVCSWSWEPENNKDPRMILSVNTGEFFMIEILFESDGLKVSISECLYKGMPCKALLWVKGGYIAAFIEMGDGMVLKLEDGRLCYTNPIQNITPILDMAVVDYHDEKHDQVFACSGEAPEGSLRIIRSGISVDKLIRTAPIYQGVYGAWTVRMKITDSYHSFLVLSFVEQTRILSVGLSFTDVTDSVGFQPNVCTLACGLFSDGLLVQIHKSTVRLCLPTKGAHAEGISMSSPICTSWSPDNMTINLGAVGHNLIVVSTSNPCFLFILGVRLLSDYHYEIYEMHHLGLQNELSCISIPRQKTEQKQPISSSSANNRSTSSLVSGVDINKTFVIGTHKPSVEILSCAPDGVTVVACGTISLTNTMGTTLSGCVPEAVQLVFVDKYYVLAGLRNGMLLRFEWPTRSSSIPLTLVNADLCSTNLVNSVANAFDKRNDLPSVLQLIAIRRIGVTPVFLVPLDDSLDADIIVLCERPWLLHSARHSLSYTSISFQPSTHVTPVCSIEFPKGILFVAENSLHLVEMMHSKRLNAQKFHLEGTLRKILYHNESRMLLVLRTGLNYGTCSSDICFVDPTSGTVHSSFRLEPGETGKSMEVVRVGSEQALVVGTSLSSGPAIMPSGEAESARGRLLVLCLDHVQNSDSGSMTLCSKAGSSSLRTSPFHETVTYAPEQLSGSSLGSSPDDNSSDGIKLDENEVWQFRFAYGNTWQGMVLAICPYLDRYFLASAGNTFYVCGFPNDNPQRVRKFAQGRTRFLVTSLTVHFTRIAVGDCRDGVLFYSYHEIMQVQNAICH, from the exons ATGGCGGTTTCGGAGGAAGAGTGTTCTTCCGCGAAGCCAGGACCGTCTTCGTATCCCTCCACGAAGCCCTACTATCTCTCTAAGTGCGTTCTCAGAGGCAGTGCCGTTCTTCAGGTTCTTTATGGTCACATCCGTTCACCTTCATCGAACGACGTAGTTTTCGGCAAG GAGACATCAATAGAATTGGTGGTCATTGGTGTGGATGGGATTGTACAATCAGTGTGTGATCAACCTGTTTTTGGCATAATCAAAGATCTTGCAATATTGCCATGGAATGCCAAATTCCAAATGCGGGATCCACAG ATGTGGGGTAAAGATCTTTTGATTGCTTTATCCGATTCTGGGAAGCTTTCATTCCTCACATTTTGCAATGAAATGCACAG ATTTTTCCCTGTAACACATGTTCATCTATCTAGTCCTGGAAACACAAGGGATCTCCCTGGAAGATTGCTAGCAGTTGATTCTAG TGGTTGTTTTGTTGCTGCCAGTGCATATGAAGATCGGTTGGCTCTATTTTCTGTGTCAGGGATTGGCAATGATATTGTTGATGAG AGGATAATGTATCCTACTGAAAGTGAAGGGACTGCAAGTATTTCTACAAGTAATCACAGAAGCACTTTAAGTGGTACTATTTGGAGCATGTGCTTTATTTCACAAGATTCCAAGCAAGCAAACAAGGAGCATAATCCTATACTAGCTGTTGTTCTAAATAG GAGGGGAAAACCTCAAAATGATTTGATACTGTTGGAATGGAATATTAAAGCATGTACAATCTCTGTCATTTCTCAGTTTGTTGAAGCTGAAGCTGGGTTTCTAGCACTTAACATTGTTGAAGTTCCTAACTCTCATGGACTTGCATTTCTATTCAGAGAAGGTGATGCTCTTTTGATGGATTTAAGAGACGCTTGCAACCCATGTTGCGTCTATAGGACTAACTTAAACTTTTTACCCAATGCCATGGAGGAGCAGACTTATATTGAGGACTCTTGTAAATTACAAGATGTTGACGATGAACGCTTTAATGTTGCTGCCTGTGCTTTGTTGGAGCTGAGTGATTATGATCCTATGTGCATAGACAATGACAGTGCCGGTACTAATCCAAGTTTCAAGTATGTATGCTCATGGAGTTGGGAACCTGAAAATAATAAAGATCCTAGGATGATCTTGTCTGTAAATACTGGAGAATTTTTTATGATTGAAATTCTTTTTGAATCTGATGGCCTTAAAGTTAGTATCTCTGAGTGTCTTTATAAAGGTATGCCTTGTAAAGCACTTTTGTGGGTTAAAGGTGGATATATAGCTGCCTTTATAGAAATGGGAGATGGCATGGTTCTGAAATTGGAAGATGGAAGGCTATGCTATACAAACCCTATTCAAAATATTACACCTATACTGGACATGGCAGTTGTGGATTATCATGATGAGAAACATGATCAAGTGTTTGCCTGCAGTGGTGAGGCACCTGAGGGGTCGTTAAGGATAATTCGGAGTGGTATCAGTGTAGACAAGCTAATTAGGACTGCTCCCATATATCAAGGGGTCTATGGTGCTTGGACTGTTCGAATGAAAATTACTGATTCATATCATTCTTTTCTAGTGCTATCATTTGTTGAGCAGACAAGAATATTGTCAGTTGGATTAAGTTTTACAGACGTGACTGATTCAGTTGGTTTCCAACCTAATGTATGTACCTTGGCATGTGGCCTTTTTAGTGATGGTCTGCTTGTCCAGATCCACAAATCTACTGTTAGGCTTTGTTTGCCTACCAAGGGTGCTCATGCTGAAGGTATATCCATGTCCTCTCCTATTTGCACATCTTGGTCTCCAGATAACATGACCATCAATTTGGGGGCAGTTGGGCACAATTTGATAGTTGTGTCAACCTCTAACCCATGCTTCTTGTTTATTCTAGGGGTAAGGTTGCTATCAGATTATCATTATGAAATTTATGAAATGCATCATTTAGGACTGCAGAATGAATTGTCATGCATTTCCATCCCTAGACAAAAAACTGAGCAGAAACAACCAATTTCATCTTCTTCTGCAAATAATAGAAGTACTTCTTCCCTTGTTAGTGGAGTTGACATCAATAAAACCTTTGTTATTGGCACACACAAGCCATCTGTTGAAATTTTGTCTTGTGCTCCTGATGGAGTTACGGTGGTTGCTTGTGGGACAATTTCATTAACAAATACAATGGGGACTACCTTAAGTGGCTGTGTACCTGAAGCTGTGCAGCTTGTATTTGTTGACAAGTATTATGTTCTTGCTGGATTGAGGAATGGAATGCTTCTTCGCTTTGAGTGGCCAACAAGATCATCTTCAATACCATTGACTCTGGTTAATGCTGATTTATGTTCCACAAATTTGGTGAATTCTGTGGCCAATGCTTTTGACAAGAGAAATGACCTGCCTTCCGTGCTTCAGTTGATTGCCATTCGTCGTATTGGTGTTACTCCAGTTTTCTTGGTGCCCTTGGATGACTCGCTTGATGCTGATATAATTGTTCTATGTGAGAGACCTTGGTTGTTGCATAGCGCAAGACACAGCCTTTCCTATACTTCTATTTCATTTCAGCCATCCACACATGTTACTCCTGTTTGCTCCATCGAGTTTCCTAAAGGAATACTATTTGTTGCAGAAAACAGTTTACATCTT GTGGAGATGATGCACAGTAAGAGACTTAATGCACAGAAGTTTCATTTAGAAGGCACTCTACGCAAGATCCTGTATCACAATGAAAGCAGGATGTTGCTTGTGTTGAGGACTGGACTGAATTATGGTACATGCTCGTCTGACATATGTTTTGTGGATCCCACAAGTGGGACAGTGCATTCATCTTTTAGACTCGAACCTGGAGAAACAGGAAAATCCATGGAAGTAGTAAGGGTTGGAAGTGAGCAGGCTCTTGTAGTTGGAACTAGTCTGTCTTCTGGTCCGGCCATAATGCCCAGTGGGGAAGCTGAGAG TGCTAGGGGTCGCCTTCTTGTTCTTTGCCTTGATCATGTGCAAAATTCAGATAGTGGTTCAATGACATTATGTTCAAAGGCAGGATCATCATCTCTACGAACTTCACCATTTCATGAAACTGTTACATATGCTCCCGAACAGTTATCAGGCAGCAGTCTTGGCAGCAGCCCCGATGATAATAGTTCCGATGGGATCAAACTAGATGAAAATGAAGTATGGCAGTTCCGGTTTGCTTATGGCAATACATGGCAGGGAATGGTGCTTGCAATCTGTCCTTATCTTGATCGTTACTTCCTGGCATCAGCTGGCAATACT TTTTATGTTTGTGGTTTCCCAAATGACAATCCCCAAAGAGTGAGAAAGTTTGCGCAGGGAAGGACACGTTTCTTGGTAACATCATTGACTGTACATTTCACTAGAATCGCTGTTGGTGATTGTCGTGATGGTGTCCTTTTCTATTCCTACCACGAG ATAATGCAAGTCCAGAAtgcaatttgtcactaa
- the LOC107605542 gene encoding splicing factor 3B subunit 3 isoform X1, producing MAVSEEECSSAKPGPSSYPSTKPYYLSKCVLRGSAVLQVLYGHIRSPSSNDVVFGKETSIELVVIGVDGIVQSVCDQPVFGIIKDLAILPWNAKFQMRDPQMWGKDLLIALSDSGKLSFLTFCNEMHRFFPVTHVHLSSPGNTRDLPGRLLAVDSSGCFVAASAYEDRLALFSVSGIGNDIVDERIMYPTESEGTASISTSNHRSTLSGTIWSMCFISQDSKQANKEHNPILAVVLNRRGKPQNDLILLEWNIKACTISVISQFVEAEAGFLALNIVEVPNSHGLAFLFREGDALLMDLRDACNPCCVYRTNLNFLPNAMEEQTYIEDSCKLQDVDDERFNVAACALLELSDYDPMCIDNDSAGTNPSFKYVCSWSWEPENNKDPRMILSVNTGEFFMIEILFESDGLKVSISECLYKGMPCKALLWVKGGYIAAFIEMGDGMVLKLEDGRLCYTNPIQNITPILDMAVVDYHDEKHDQVFACSGEAPEGSLRIIRSGISVDKLIRTAPIYQGVYGAWTVRMKITDSYHSFLVLSFVEQTRILSVGLSFTDVTDSVGFQPNVCTLACGLFSDGLLVQIHKSTVRLCLPTKGAHAEGISMSSPICTSWSPDNMTINLGAVGHNLIVVSTSNPCFLFILGVRLLSDYHYEIYEMHHLGLQNELSCISIPRQKTEQKQPISSSSANNRSTSSLVSGVDINKTFVIGTHKPSVEILSCAPDGVTVVACGTISLTNTMGTTLSGCVPEAVQLVFVDKYYVLAGLRNGMLLRFEWPTRSSSIPLTLVNADLCSTNLVNSVANAFDKRNDLPSVLQLIAIRRIGVTPVFLVPLDDSLDADIIVLCERPWLLHSARHSLSYTSISFQPSTHVTPVCSIEFPKGILFVAENSLHLVEMMHSKRLNAQKFHLEGTLRKILYHNESRMLLVLRTGLNYGTCSSDICFVDPTSGTVHSSFRLEPGETGKSMEVVRVGSEQALVVGTSLSSGPAIMPSGEAESARGRLLVLCLDHVQNSDSGSMTLCSKAGSSSLRTSPFHETVTYAPEQLSGSSLGSSPDDNSSDGIKLDENEVWQFRFAYGNTWQGMVLAICPYLDRYFLASAGNTFYVCGFPNDNPQRVRKFAQGRTRFLVTSLTVHFTRIAVGDCRDGVLFYSYHEDTKKLEQLYSDPSLRLVADCILMDAETAVVSDRKGSIAVLCSDHLEDNASPECNLSLNCAYFMGEIAMSIQKGSYSYRLPADDALQGANWPKTNIDSLQNTIIASTLLGSIMIFIPLSREEYELLEAVQTRLAVHHLTAPILGNDHNEFRSRENPAGTPKILDGDMLTQFLELTSMQQQIILSSDPPEMVKSSLKSLLPPHVPINQVVQLLERVHYALN from the exons ATGGCGGTTTCGGAGGAAGAGTGTTCTTCCGCGAAGCCAGGACCGTCTTCGTATCCCTCCACGAAGCCCTACTATCTCTCTAAGTGCGTTCTCAGAGGCAGTGCCGTTCTTCAGGTTCTTTATGGTCACATCCGTTCACCTTCATCGAACGACGTAGTTTTCGGCAAG GAGACATCAATAGAATTGGTGGTCATTGGTGTGGATGGGATTGTACAATCAGTGTGTGATCAACCTGTTTTTGGCATAATCAAAGATCTTGCAATATTGCCATGGAATGCCAAATTCCAAATGCGGGATCCACAG ATGTGGGGTAAAGATCTTTTGATTGCTTTATCCGATTCTGGGAAGCTTTCATTCCTCACATTTTGCAATGAAATGCACAG ATTTTTCCCTGTAACACATGTTCATCTATCTAGTCCTGGAAACACAAGGGATCTCCCTGGAAGATTGCTAGCAGTTGATTCTAG TGGTTGTTTTGTTGCTGCCAGTGCATATGAAGATCGGTTGGCTCTATTTTCTGTGTCAGGGATTGGCAATGATATTGTTGATGAG AGGATAATGTATCCTACTGAAAGTGAAGGGACTGCAAGTATTTCTACAAGTAATCACAGAAGCACTTTAAGTGGTACTATTTGGAGCATGTGCTTTATTTCACAAGATTCCAAGCAAGCAAACAAGGAGCATAATCCTATACTAGCTGTTGTTCTAAATAG GAGGGGAAAACCTCAAAATGATTTGATACTGTTGGAATGGAATATTAAAGCATGTACAATCTCTGTCATTTCTCAGTTTGTTGAAGCTGAAGCTGGGTTTCTAGCACTTAACATTGTTGAAGTTCCTAACTCTCATGGACTTGCATTTCTATTCAGAGAAGGTGATGCTCTTTTGATGGATTTAAGAGACGCTTGCAACCCATGTTGCGTCTATAGGACTAACTTAAACTTTTTACCCAATGCCATGGAGGAGCAGACTTATATTGAGGACTCTTGTAAATTACAAGATGTTGACGATGAACGCTTTAATGTTGCTGCCTGTGCTTTGTTGGAGCTGAGTGATTATGATCCTATGTGCATAGACAATGACAGTGCCGGTACTAATCCAAGTTTCAAGTATGTATGCTCATGGAGTTGGGAACCTGAAAATAATAAAGATCCTAGGATGATCTTGTCTGTAAATACTGGAGAATTTTTTATGATTGAAATTCTTTTTGAATCTGATGGCCTTAAAGTTAGTATCTCTGAGTGTCTTTATAAAGGTATGCCTTGTAAAGCACTTTTGTGGGTTAAAGGTGGATATATAGCTGCCTTTATAGAAATGGGAGATGGCATGGTTCTGAAATTGGAAGATGGAAGGCTATGCTATACAAACCCTATTCAAAATATTACACCTATACTGGACATGGCAGTTGTGGATTATCATGATGAGAAACATGATCAAGTGTTTGCCTGCAGTGGTGAGGCACCTGAGGGGTCGTTAAGGATAATTCGGAGTGGTATCAGTGTAGACAAGCTAATTAGGACTGCTCCCATATATCAAGGGGTCTATGGTGCTTGGACTGTTCGAATGAAAATTACTGATTCATATCATTCTTTTCTAGTGCTATCATTTGTTGAGCAGACAAGAATATTGTCAGTTGGATTAAGTTTTACAGACGTGACTGATTCAGTTGGTTTCCAACCTAATGTATGTACCTTGGCATGTGGCCTTTTTAGTGATGGTCTGCTTGTCCAGATCCACAAATCTACTGTTAGGCTTTGTTTGCCTACCAAGGGTGCTCATGCTGAAGGTATATCCATGTCCTCTCCTATTTGCACATCTTGGTCTCCAGATAACATGACCATCAATTTGGGGGCAGTTGGGCACAATTTGATAGTTGTGTCAACCTCTAACCCATGCTTCTTGTTTATTCTAGGGGTAAGGTTGCTATCAGATTATCATTATGAAATTTATGAAATGCATCATTTAGGACTGCAGAATGAATTGTCATGCATTTCCATCCCTAGACAAAAAACTGAGCAGAAACAACCAATTTCATCTTCTTCTGCAAATAATAGAAGTACTTCTTCCCTTGTTAGTGGAGTTGACATCAATAAAACCTTTGTTATTGGCACACACAAGCCATCTGTTGAAATTTTGTCTTGTGCTCCTGATGGAGTTACGGTGGTTGCTTGTGGGACAATTTCATTAACAAATACAATGGGGACTACCTTAAGTGGCTGTGTACCTGAAGCTGTGCAGCTTGTATTTGTTGACAAGTATTATGTTCTTGCTGGATTGAGGAATGGAATGCTTCTTCGCTTTGAGTGGCCAACAAGATCATCTTCAATACCATTGACTCTGGTTAATGCTGATTTATGTTCCACAAATTTGGTGAATTCTGTGGCCAATGCTTTTGACAAGAGAAATGACCTGCCTTCCGTGCTTCAGTTGATTGCCATTCGTCGTATTGGTGTTACTCCAGTTTTCTTGGTGCCCTTGGATGACTCGCTTGATGCTGATATAATTGTTCTATGTGAGAGACCTTGGTTGTTGCATAGCGCAAGACACAGCCTTTCCTATACTTCTATTTCATTTCAGCCATCCACACATGTTACTCCTGTTTGCTCCATCGAGTTTCCTAAAGGAATACTATTTGTTGCAGAAAACAGTTTACATCTT GTGGAGATGATGCACAGTAAGAGACTTAATGCACAGAAGTTTCATTTAGAAGGCACTCTACGCAAGATCCTGTATCACAATGAAAGCAGGATGTTGCTTGTGTTGAGGACTGGACTGAATTATGGTACATGCTCGTCTGACATATGTTTTGTGGATCCCACAAGTGGGACAGTGCATTCATCTTTTAGACTCGAACCTGGAGAAACAGGAAAATCCATGGAAGTAGTAAGGGTTGGAAGTGAGCAGGCTCTTGTAGTTGGAACTAGTCTGTCTTCTGGTCCGGCCATAATGCCCAGTGGGGAAGCTGAGAG TGCTAGGGGTCGCCTTCTTGTTCTTTGCCTTGATCATGTGCAAAATTCAGATAGTGGTTCAATGACATTATGTTCAAAGGCAGGATCATCATCTCTACGAACTTCACCATTTCATGAAACTGTTACATATGCTCCCGAACAGTTATCAGGCAGCAGTCTTGGCAGCAGCCCCGATGATAATAGTTCCGATGGGATCAAACTAGATGAAAATGAAGTATGGCAGTTCCGGTTTGCTTATGGCAATACATGGCAGGGAATGGTGCTTGCAATCTGTCCTTATCTTGATCGTTACTTCCTGGCATCAGCTGGCAATACT TTTTATGTTTGTGGTTTCCCAAATGACAATCCCCAAAGAGTGAGAAAGTTTGCGCAGGGAAGGACACGTTTCTTGGTAACATCATTGACTGTACATTTCACTAGAATCGCTGTTGGTGATTGTCGTGATGGTGTCCTTTTCTATTCCTACCACGAG GATACAAAAAAATTGGAGCAACTTTACTCTGACCCATCGCTGAGGTTAGTTGCTGATTGCATTCTTATGGATGCTGAAACGGCTGTCGTTTCGGATCGTAAAGGAAGCATTGCTGTTTTATGTTCAGATCATTTGGAAG ATAATGCAAGTCCAGAAtgcaatttgtcactaaattgtGCTTATTTCATGGGTGAAATAGCCATGAGCATTCAGAAG GGTTCATATTCATACCGTCTTCCAGCTGATGATGCTCTGCAAGGAGCCAATTGGCCCAAGACAAACATTGATTCACTACAAAATACAATTATTGCTAGTACTCTGTTAGGAAGCATCATGATCTTCATCCCTTTATCAAG GGAAGAATATGAGCTCTTAGAAGCAGTGCAAACAAGACTTGCTGTACATCATTTGACTGCACCTATTCTTGGGAACGATCATAATGAGTTTCGCAGCCGTGAAAATCCA GCCGGAACACCCAAAATACTTGACGGTGATATGTTGACTCAGTTTCTGGAGTTGACAAGCATGCAACAACAGATCATTTTATCATCCGACCCACCGGAAATGGTAAAATCAAGTTTGAAGTCACTCCTACCTCCACATGTTCCTATTAATCAGGTTGTTCAACTTCTTGAACGAGTTCATTATGCGCTGAACTAA
- the LOC107605542 gene encoding splicing factor 3B subunit 3 isoform X2 encodes MYPTESEGTASISTSNHRSTLSGTIWSMCFISQDSKQANKEHNPILAVVLNRRGKPQNDLILLEWNIKACTISVISQFVEAEAGFLALNIVEVPNSHGLAFLFREGDALLMDLRDACNPCCVYRTNLNFLPNAMEEQTYIEDSCKLQDVDDERFNVAACALLELSDYDPMCIDNDSAGTNPSFKYVCSWSWEPENNKDPRMILSVNTGEFFMIEILFESDGLKVSISECLYKGMPCKALLWVKGGYIAAFIEMGDGMVLKLEDGRLCYTNPIQNITPILDMAVVDYHDEKHDQVFACSGEAPEGSLRIIRSGISVDKLIRTAPIYQGVYGAWTVRMKITDSYHSFLVLSFVEQTRILSVGLSFTDVTDSVGFQPNVCTLACGLFSDGLLVQIHKSTVRLCLPTKGAHAEGISMSSPICTSWSPDNMTINLGAVGHNLIVVSTSNPCFLFILGVRLLSDYHYEIYEMHHLGLQNELSCISIPRQKTEQKQPISSSSANNRSTSSLVSGVDINKTFVIGTHKPSVEILSCAPDGVTVVACGTISLTNTMGTTLSGCVPEAVQLVFVDKYYVLAGLRNGMLLRFEWPTRSSSIPLTLVNADLCSTNLVNSVANAFDKRNDLPSVLQLIAIRRIGVTPVFLVPLDDSLDADIIVLCERPWLLHSARHSLSYTSISFQPSTHVTPVCSIEFPKGILFVAENSLHLVEMMHSKRLNAQKFHLEGTLRKILYHNESRMLLVLRTGLNYGTCSSDICFVDPTSGTVHSSFRLEPGETGKSMEVVRVGSEQALVVGTSLSSGPAIMPSGEAESARGRLLVLCLDHVQNSDSGSMTLCSKAGSSSLRTSPFHETVTYAPEQLSGSSLGSSPDDNSSDGIKLDENEVWQFRFAYGNTWQGMVLAICPYLDRYFLASAGNTFYVCGFPNDNPQRVRKFAQGRTRFLVTSLTVHFTRIAVGDCRDGVLFYSYHEDTKKLEQLYSDPSLRLVADCILMDAETAVVSDRKGSIAVLCSDHLEDNASPECNLSLNCAYFMGEIAMSIQKGSYSYRLPADDALQGANWPKTNIDSLQNTIIASTLLGSIMIFIPLSREEYELLEAVQTRLAVHHLTAPILGNDHNEFRSRENPAGTPKILDGDMLTQFLELTSMQQQIILSSDPPEMVKSSLKSLLPPHVPINQVVQLLERVHYALN; translated from the exons ATGTATCCTACTGAAAGTGAAGGGACTGCAAGTATTTCTACAAGTAATCACAGAAGCACTTTAAGTGGTACTATTTGGAGCATGTGCTTTATTTCACAAGATTCCAAGCAAGCAAACAAGGAGCATAATCCTATACTAGCTGTTGTTCTAAATAG GAGGGGAAAACCTCAAAATGATTTGATACTGTTGGAATGGAATATTAAAGCATGTACAATCTCTGTCATTTCTCAGTTTGTTGAAGCTGAAGCTGGGTTTCTAGCACTTAACATTGTTGAAGTTCCTAACTCTCATGGACTTGCATTTCTATTCAGAGAAGGTGATGCTCTTTTGATGGATTTAAGAGACGCTTGCAACCCATGTTGCGTCTATAGGACTAACTTAAACTTTTTACCCAATGCCATGGAGGAGCAGACTTATATTGAGGACTCTTGTAAATTACAAGATGTTGACGATGAACGCTTTAATGTTGCTGCCTGTGCTTTGTTGGAGCTGAGTGATTATGATCCTATGTGCATAGACAATGACAGTGCCGGTACTAATCCAAGTTTCAAGTATGTATGCTCATGGAGTTGGGAACCTGAAAATAATAAAGATCCTAGGATGATCTTGTCTGTAAATACTGGAGAATTTTTTATGATTGAAATTCTTTTTGAATCTGATGGCCTTAAAGTTAGTATCTCTGAGTGTCTTTATAAAGGTATGCCTTGTAAAGCACTTTTGTGGGTTAAAGGTGGATATATAGCTGCCTTTATAGAAATGGGAGATGGCATGGTTCTGAAATTGGAAGATGGAAGGCTATGCTATACAAACCCTATTCAAAATATTACACCTATACTGGACATGGCAGTTGTGGATTATCATGATGAGAAACATGATCAAGTGTTTGCCTGCAGTGGTGAGGCACCTGAGGGGTCGTTAAGGATAATTCGGAGTGGTATCAGTGTAGACAAGCTAATTAGGACTGCTCCCATATATCAAGGGGTCTATGGTGCTTGGACTGTTCGAATGAAAATTACTGATTCATATCATTCTTTTCTAGTGCTATCATTTGTTGAGCAGACAAGAATATTGTCAGTTGGATTAAGTTTTACAGACGTGACTGATTCAGTTGGTTTCCAACCTAATGTATGTACCTTGGCATGTGGCCTTTTTAGTGATGGTCTGCTTGTCCAGATCCACAAATCTACTGTTAGGCTTTGTTTGCCTACCAAGGGTGCTCATGCTGAAGGTATATCCATGTCCTCTCCTATTTGCACATCTTGGTCTCCAGATAACATGACCATCAATTTGGGGGCAGTTGGGCACAATTTGATAGTTGTGTCAACCTCTAACCCATGCTTCTTGTTTATTCTAGGGGTAAGGTTGCTATCAGATTATCATTATGAAATTTATGAAATGCATCATTTAGGACTGCAGAATGAATTGTCATGCATTTCCATCCCTAGACAAAAAACTGAGCAGAAACAACCAATTTCATCTTCTTCTGCAAATAATAGAAGTACTTCTTCCCTTGTTAGTGGAGTTGACATCAATAAAACCTTTGTTATTGGCACACACAAGCCATCTGTTGAAATTTTGTCTTGTGCTCCTGATGGAGTTACGGTGGTTGCTTGTGGGACAATTTCATTAACAAATACAATGGGGACTACCTTAAGTGGCTGTGTACCTGAAGCTGTGCAGCTTGTATTTGTTGACAAGTATTATGTTCTTGCTGGATTGAGGAATGGAATGCTTCTTCGCTTTGAGTGGCCAACAAGATCATCTTCAATACCATTGACTCTGGTTAATGCTGATTTATGTTCCACAAATTTGGTGAATTCTGTGGCCAATGCTTTTGACAAGAGAAATGACCTGCCTTCCGTGCTTCAGTTGATTGCCATTCGTCGTATTGGTGTTACTCCAGTTTTCTTGGTGCCCTTGGATGACTCGCTTGATGCTGATATAATTGTTCTATGTGAGAGACCTTGGTTGTTGCATAGCGCAAGACACAGCCTTTCCTATACTTCTATTTCATTTCAGCCATCCACACATGTTACTCCTGTTTGCTCCATCGAGTTTCCTAAAGGAATACTATTTGTTGCAGAAAACAGTTTACATCTT GTGGAGATGATGCACAGTAAGAGACTTAATGCACAGAAGTTTCATTTAGAAGGCACTCTACGCAAGATCCTGTATCACAATGAAAGCAGGATGTTGCTTGTGTTGAGGACTGGACTGAATTATGGTACATGCTCGTCTGACATATGTTTTGTGGATCCCACAAGTGGGACAGTGCATTCATCTTTTAGACTCGAACCTGGAGAAACAGGAAAATCCATGGAAGTAGTAAGGGTTGGAAGTGAGCAGGCTCTTGTAGTTGGAACTAGTCTGTCTTCTGGTCCGGCCATAATGCCCAGTGGGGAAGCTGAGAG TGCTAGGGGTCGCCTTCTTGTTCTTTGCCTTGATCATGTGCAAAATTCAGATAGTGGTTCAATGACATTATGTTCAAAGGCAGGATCATCATCTCTACGAACTTCACCATTTCATGAAACTGTTACATATGCTCCCGAACAGTTATCAGGCAGCAGTCTTGGCAGCAGCCCCGATGATAATAGTTCCGATGGGATCAAACTAGATGAAAATGAAGTATGGCAGTTCCGGTTTGCTTATGGCAATACATGGCAGGGAATGGTGCTTGCAATCTGTCCTTATCTTGATCGTTACTTCCTGGCATCAGCTGGCAATACT TTTTATGTTTGTGGTTTCCCAAATGACAATCCCCAAAGAGTGAGAAAGTTTGCGCAGGGAAGGACACGTTTCTTGGTAACATCATTGACTGTACATTTCACTAGAATCGCTGTTGGTGATTGTCGTGATGGTGTCCTTTTCTATTCCTACCACGAG GATACAAAAAAATTGGAGCAACTTTACTCTGACCCATCGCTGAGGTTAGTTGCTGATTGCATTCTTATGGATGCTGAAACGGCTGTCGTTTCGGATCGTAAAGGAAGCATTGCTGTTTTATGTTCAGATCATTTGGAAG ATAATGCAAGTCCAGAAtgcaatttgtcactaaattgtGCTTATTTCATGGGTGAAATAGCCATGAGCATTCAGAAG GGTTCATATTCATACCGTCTTCCAGCTGATGATGCTCTGCAAGGAGCCAATTGGCCCAAGACAAACATTGATTCACTACAAAATACAATTATTGCTAGTACTCTGTTAGGAAGCATCATGATCTTCATCCCTTTATCAAG GGAAGAATATGAGCTCTTAGAAGCAGTGCAAACAAGACTTGCTGTACATCATTTGACTGCACCTATTCTTGGGAACGATCATAATGAGTTTCGCAGCCGTGAAAATCCA GCCGGAACACCCAAAATACTTGACGGTGATATGTTGACTCAGTTTCTGGAGTTGACAAGCATGCAACAACAGATCATTTTATCATCCGACCCACCGGAAATGGTAAAATCAAGTTTGAAGTCACTCCTACCTCCACATGTTCCTATTAATCAGGTTGTTCAACTTCTTGAACGAGTTCATTATGCGCTGAACTAA